Below is a genomic region from Thermodesulfobacteriota bacterium.
AGCGGCGCCGACCTCTATGTGACCCTCGAACCCTGCTGCCACCACGGCCGTACCCCGCCGTGCACGGACGCCATTATCGAGGCCCGGATTAAGAGGGTCTTTGTGGGCATGAAAGACCCGAACCCAGGGGTTCGGGGCAGGGGCATAAAGAAGCTCATGGCCGCCGGGATCACGGTGGTGACCGGCATGCTGGAATCCGACTGCCGGACCCTTAACGAACCCTATACAAAACATGTAACCACCGGGATTCCTTACGTTATTTTAAAGCTCGCCATGAGCCTCGACGGGCGGATTGCCACCGGAGGCGGGGAATCGAAGTGGATAACCGGCCCAGAGGCCAGGAACTACGTCCATAAGCTTAGAAATACCGTGGATTGCGTGATGGTCGGCAGCGGTACGGCCGTGAGGGACGACCCCCGGCTTACGGTGAGGTTTTCAAACGGCCGGAACCCGGCAAGGGCCGTAGTCGATACAAAACTTGTAACACCACCTGGTGCAAGGATTTTTTCCTCCCCATCCAATAATGA
It encodes:
- the ribD gene encoding bifunctional diaminohydroxyphosphoribosylaminopyrimidine deaminase/5-amino-6-(5-phosphoribosylamino)uracil reductase RibD, with product MPNEKFMRAALSLAKKGLGRTSPNPAVGAVVVKGKKIVARGYHRKAGLAHAEVEALDRAGRKSSGADLYVTLEPCCHHGRTPPCTDAIIEARIKRVFVGMKDPNPGVRGRGIKKLMAAGITVVTGMLESDCRTLNEPYTKHVTTGIPYVILKLAMSLDGRIATGGGESKWITGPEARNYVHKLRNTVDCVMVGSGTAVRDDPRLTVRFSNGRNPARAVVDTKLVTPPGARIFSSPSNN